One Candidatus Omnitrophota bacterium DNA window includes the following coding sequences:
- a CDS encoding lysylphosphatidylglycerol synthase transmembrane domain-containing protein, protein MSKKNIAQLVLIIIITAAFAFYIKKNFNQIKEAVSIKPYFLVLLVLLNIANKVCLGLKTKKILESFNIRLLFKEWFGMSCVNNFYNYLAPKSGTAACGLYLKNKYDLDYNKYMGILITTGLITILASGLVGFAFSLCSGLPHRIDKIIFLVLFFGMIAGSLVLFLMPRIKLPEKGLFVKINEFFEGWEVLRKDARTITILSFWDLLIILSMAARYFVLFRIFSLPVTFTSCVLIAPFNIITHFMSIVPGAYGIKEAAVGAVSTLTDVSFASGALATLTDRIITMTLTFILGPVFSFILLRHGFDKKKGALSHE, encoded by the coding sequence ATGTCTAAAAAAAACATAGCACAACTAGTGCTGATTATTATTATAACGGCAGCGTTTGCCTTTTATATAAAGAAGAACTTTAATCAGATCAAAGAGGCGGTCTCAATAAAGCCGTATTTCCTTGTTTTGCTGGTGCTGCTTAATATTGCTAATAAAGTATGCCTTGGGCTTAAGACCAAGAAGATACTGGAGTCGTTCAATATAAGGCTTTTATTTAAGGAATGGTTCGGCATGTCATGCGTAAATAATTTCTATAATTATCTCGCCCCAAAAAGCGGCACTGCGGCCTGCGGCCTGTATTTAAAAAACAAGTATGATCTGGATTATAATAAATACATGGGTATATTGATCACAACAGGATTGATCACGATCCTTGCTTCGGGATTGGTTGGTTTCGCTTTCAGTTTATGCTCCGGTCTGCCGCACCGCATAGATAAAATAATTTTTCTAGTGCTATTTTTTGGCATGATCGCAGGGTCTCTGGTGCTTTTTTTAATGCCGAGGATTAAACTCCCCGAGAAGGGCCTCTTTGTAAAGATAAATGAATTTTTTGAAGGATGGGAAGTGCTTCGTAAAGACGCCAGGACAATCACGATCCTTTCTTTCTGGGATCTCCTGATAATATTGTCTATGGCGGCGCGTTATTTTGTGCTATTCAGGATATTTTCTTTGCCCGTTACATTCACTTCCTGCGTGCTTATAGCTCCATTTAATATCATAACGCATTTCATGAGCATAGTCCCGGGCGCCTACGGGATCAAAGAAGCTGCGGTAGGAGCTGTCTCTACATTGACCGATGTCTCATTCGCATCCGGCGCGCTCGCGACTCTTACCGACAGAATAATAACGATGACATTGACGTTCATATTGGGGCCTGTATTCAGTTTTATCTTATTGAGGCACGGTTTTGATAAGAAAAAAGGAGCTCTTTCGCATGAATAA
- a CDS encoding radical SAM protein encodes MKPLNAYKRVLLIRPNYKQSHYEYVGLPAGLGYISESLKKGKIAHKVFDMSLGYSNRDLLESISSFNPDLIGISMMSFKYRDHYALADFIKDSFKNIKIVAGGPHISTFRARTLEECISIDYGVALEGEDTILELCSGMKNPEEIKGLLYREGGKVLYSGDRDFKIDLDNIGFPKYEYLEKDKYPRFIPLLTSRGCPYSCIFCPVKVTIGRKLRTRSPSSVVDEIEYWYKKDGMRIFNIVDDNFSFQKQRVLDICADIKKRKLSGLILSCRNGIRADTIDKQTLIAMKEAGFNYLAFGVESGSEKMLSIIKKGEKLSDVEKAISDACGLGYMVTLFFILGLPHETEKDAYESLQLAVKYPVFDIRFYNPIPFPGTELYEWVKQNKYFREKEETYLNHSSHWVNNPVFETPEMSAGLRKKLYNEFNKKAKKHTLKTKLKFSAEMENIFSGIGLPVFISKILARLYYTEIFQKVIVESGIASRLKDVFISPKARKK; translated from the coding sequence ATGAAGCCTTTAAATGCTTATAAAAGAGTATTGCTGATACGGCCGAACTATAAGCAGTCGCATTATGAATATGTGGGGCTGCCGGCAGGCCTGGGCTATATTTCCGAATCGTTAAAGAAAGGAAAAATAGCGCATAAGGTCTTTGACATGTCCCTTGGTTATAGCAATAGGGATCTTCTTGAGTCCATAAGCTCGTTCAATCCGGACCTTATCGGCATAAGTATGATGAGCTTCAAATATAGGGATCATTATGCGCTTGCCGATTTTATAAAAGATAGCTTTAAAAATATAAAGATAGTGGCAGGCGGGCCGCACATATCCACTTTTAGGGCGCGGACCCTTGAAGAATGCATTTCAATAGATTATGGCGTTGCGCTTGAAGGCGAAGATACTATATTGGAACTATGCAGCGGTATGAAAAATCCGGAAGAGATAAAGGGGTTGCTTTACAGGGAAGGCGGCAAGGTTCTGTATTCCGGAGACAGGGATTTCAAGATCGATCTTGATAACATAGGCTTCCCAAAGTACGAATATTTAGAAAAGGATAAGTACCCACGCTTCATACCGCTTTTGACAAGCAGAGGTTGCCCTTATAGCTGCATATTTTGTCCGGTTAAGGTCACGATAGGGAGAAAGTTAAGGACAAGGTCGCCGTCTTCGGTCGTCGACGAAATTGAGTACTGGTATAAAAAAGACGGTATGAGGATATTCAACATAGTGGATGACAACTTTTCTTTTCAGAAACAGAGGGTATTGGATATATGCGCTGATATCAAAAAAAGAAAACTCTCCGGGCTCATACTAAGCTGCAGAAATGGGATAAGAGCAGATACAATAGACAAACAAACTCTTATCGCAATGAAGGAAGCGGGTTTTAATTACCTGGCTTTTGGCGTAGAGAGCGGCAGCGAAAAGATGCTGAGCATTATTAAGAAGGGCGAAAAGCTTTCAGACGTGGAAAAGGCCATAAGCGACGCATGTGGCCTTGGTTATATGGTCACTTTGTTTTTTATATTGGGCCTGCCTCATGAGACCGAAAAAGACGCCTATGAATCTTTGCAATTGGCCGTTAAATATCCGGTATTTGATATAAGATTTTATAACCCCATACCGTTTCCCGGAACCGAGCTTTATGAATGGGTCAAACAGAACAAATATTTCAGAGAGAAAGAAGAAACATATCTTAATCATTCTTCGCACTGGGTCAATAACCCTGTGTTTGAGACCCCTGAAATGTCAGCCGGCTTAAGAAAAAAATTATATAATGAATTTAATAAAAAAGCGAAAAAACATACCCTGAAAACAAAACTTAAATTTTCAGCTGAGATGGAAAACATATTCAGTGGCATAGGGCTGCCGGTTTTTATCAGCAAGATCCTTGCGCGGCTTTACTACACGGAAATATTTCAAAAGGTGATAGTCGAATCAGGTATCGCATCAAGATTAAAGGACGTATTTATCAGTCCAAAGGCGCGGAAAAAGTGA
- a CDS encoding glycosyltransferase family 39 protein, with protein MNNQRMCAIAIAVFFMSLYCLFSIGHYGGDGYEDYLTAKSIVLNHSLAFNDSPTDIDGFGYMKKSGIEGSGGNTYSSRGGLAVPVILSVFFYTGHITAHFFKNIPHDFITMFFVSFSNPLVSAINCLLIFIISTNLFFSRRISIILAFIYGLATMAPAYSRTGFEEPVMILFMLFAFYFILKYKNSAEIKYLLLAGTAIGLSVFTKSTAIIFLPAFTIYACCLIFSGARAKAEILKDASVLLTVLAVFLVLITAYNYVIYGKLLKFGSREALAVTGRVAEAPHVLKGLYYYLISTGKGFFIFNLPIILSFIGLAGISGKRKKEAVLFLLIFISSLIFFAMSFRRGSLFAWGPRYLLPSVAFLIFLIGDFLENNKNLTAKSAAWVLSIAGFFIMLPCMLINQSKFYFFVKEKLGIPEYMVNFIPDLSPILGGWKMVITRIIFITKGLDIPFVYNPDYRLISPVRGSMSGYNNFDFWFLKVLGIRSEYNMQVFGLLLLLVIAVAFSLTYIVRSTYSKAAVKD; from the coding sequence ATGAATAATCAAAGAATGTGCGCCATAGCCATAGCGGTATTCTTTATGTCTTTGTATTGTTTATTTTCAATCGGTCATTACGGCGGAGACGGTTATGAGGATTACCTTACCGCAAAAAGCATCGTGCTAAATCATAGCCTGGCATTTAATGACAGCCCTACCGATATAGATGGGTTTGGCTATATGAAAAAGTCGGGCATTGAGGGAAGTGGCGGAAATACATACAGCTCCAGAGGAGGTCTGGCCGTGCCTGTTATCCTTTCGGTATTTTTTTACACAGGTCATATAACCGCGCATTTTTTTAAAAACATCCCGCATGATTTCATAACAATGTTCTTTGTTTCTTTTTCCAACCCTCTTGTATCGGCAATAAATTGTCTGCTGATATTTATTATTTCCACAAATCTTTTTTTTTCAAGGCGTATTTCTATTATCCTGGCCTTCATCTACGGTCTGGCAACAATGGCCCCCGCATATTCGAGGACCGGGTTTGAGGAGCCGGTCATGATATTATTCATGCTTTTCGCTTTTTATTTTATCTTGAAGTACAAAAATTCCGCTGAAATAAAATATCTATTATTAGCAGGAACTGCGATAGGGCTATCGGTCTTTACAAAGTCAACCGCAATAATTTTCCTGCCGGCCTTTACTATTTATGCGTGTTGCCTGATATTCAGCGGAGCGCGGGCCAAGGCGGAGATTCTTAAGGATGCCTCTGTATTGTTAACGGTTTTAGCCGTATTCCTTGTTTTGATAACAGCATATAATTATGTTATTTACGGAAAATTATTAAAATTCGGGAGTAGGGAAGCGCTCGCGGTCACCGGGCGCGTGGCGGAAGCGCCACATGTGCTAAAGGGCTTATATTATTATCTGATAAGCACGGGAAAAGGATTTTTTATCTTTAATCTTCCCATTATCCTGTCTTTTATAGGCTTGGCAGGAATTTCCGGGAAAAGAAAAAAAGAGGCGGTCCTTTTTCTGCTTATCTTCATATCCAGCCTTATATTTTTTGCCATGTCTTTCAGGCGCGGGTCCCTCTTTGCCTGGGGGCCGCGCTATCTCTTGCCGTCTGTCGCATTTCTGATATTCTTGATAGGCGATTTTCTGGAAAATAATAAAAATTTAACCGCAAAATCAGCGGCGTGGGTTTTGTCTATTGCCGGTTTTTTCATCATGCTTCCGTGCATGCTTATAAATCAGTCAAAATTTTATTTCTTTGTCAAAGAAAAGCTTGGCATCCCGGAATACATGGTAAATTTTATTCCGGATCTTTCACCCATCCTGGGAGGATGGAAGATGGTTATTACCCGTATAATATTTATTACAAAGGGGTTAGACATTCCGTTTGTATATAATCCCGACTATAGACTTATCTCTCCTGTGAGAGGTAGTATGTCTGGTTATAATAATTTTGATTTTTGGTTTTTAAAGGTGCTTGGTATAAGGTCCGAATATAATATGCAGGTCTTTGGCCTGTTATTGCTACTTGTCATAGCCGTCGCATTTTCGCTTACCTATATAGTACGGAGCACTTATTCAAAAGCAGCGGTAAAGGACTAA
- a CDS encoding glycosyltransferase family 4 protein, with amino-acid sequence MKIFTITMAPISPPYNDGAKNIVMGIAQRIKKHLFYFVSSLGNKFAPETNIAFIPSLFQKPGRHSMSILQKLYVLFITVLIAKKIDVFQFFITPQPYFSGFYSRFVKKNGKKSVQILTSIHTLFNKNANVPISSLFFADRVVVHSDYAKEKLTALGVKNVIRVYPGVETQRFGAPRGSDLKHAPLPRVIYPGTYKILNDSYSFSELLKIALLVTKKIRNAEFVMACRVRTKEDAKLKKEFAVLLKNNGVENFTLLDTVEDMPALFNSCAAGIMPVRRPMVGILEIPLVLLELAVLGKPVIYGNIAPLDELERHGIGIKISGDGADAYAENLIRCLKDAKFYSDVANKSQDGVKRCFTMDAMAAEYDKIYSEIGG; translated from the coding sequence GTGAAGATATTTACGATAACAATGGCCCCTATCAGTCCGCCTTACAATGATGGCGCGAAAAATATTGTCATGGGTATTGCGCAGCGCATAAAAAAGCATTTATTTTATTTTGTGTCATCGCTTGGAAATAAATTTGCTCCGGAAACAAACATAGCATTTATTCCTTCGCTTTTCCAGAAGCCGGGCAGGCACAGCATGTCGATTCTGCAGAAGCTTTATGTGCTATTTATAACAGTCTTAATCGCTAAAAAAATAGACGTGTTCCAATTTTTTATCACTCCGCAGCCGTATTTTTCCGGCTTTTACAGTAGATTCGTAAAAAAGAATGGAAAGAAATCGGTGCAGATATTAACTTCGATACATACTTTATTTAATAAGAACGCTAACGTGCCGATATCGTCTTTATTCTTTGCCGACCGTGTAGTGGTGCACTCCGATTACGCTAAAGAAAAACTTACCGCACTCGGCGTGAAAAATGTAATCAGGGTCTATCCGGGAGTCGAGACGCAGCGGTTTGGCGCGCCGCGCGGTTCCGATTTAAAACACGCGCCTTTACCACGCGTAATATATCCGGGCACATATAAGATATTAAATGACTCCTACTCATTTTCTGAGCTACTGAAAATAGCTTTACTGGTTACGAAAAAAATACGAAATGCCGAATTCGTGATGGCATGCCGCGTGAGGACGAAAGAAGACGCGAAGCTAAAGAAAGAGTTTGCCGTATTGCTGAAAAATAATGGCGTAGAAAACTTTACGTTGCTGGATACTGTTGAGGATATGCCCGCGCTTTTTAATAGTTGCGCGGCAGGCATCATGCCTGTAAGGCGCCCGATGGTAGGAATTTTAGAGATACCGCTTGTTTTACTCGAATTAGCCGTATTAGGCAAGCCTGTAATATACGGCAATATCGCGCCGTTGGACGAGCTTGAAAGGCACGGCATCGGCATTAAAATAAGCGGAGATGGCGCGGATGCATATGCTGAAAACCTGATAAGATGTCTTAAGGACGCAAAGTTTTACTCGGATGTCGCAAATAAATCTCAGGATGGTGTTAAGAGATGTTTTACAATGGACGCAATGGCGGCCGAGTACGATAAGATATACTCTGAGATCGGGGGATGA
- a CDS encoding RtcB family protein, whose translation MSSNVRIFTHPDYGIDENTSTILEKMAGTEGVVRPIVALPDVHFKYSYHTPTGVVVLSKDRIFPKFVNANCAMSFIKTEFSSGDINENALDSIFGYLQKNISVSMRNAPIISHDDLKHIIKEGAGWAVEKHGIDPSDLMNFENNGSLFKNDKTDITEIMSYVPKACQNIGLFSIGVLGYGNHFIELQVIDDIINKDVAGLFGIKKSQVCFMIHSDSRDFGQSIFDFYSQKAKKLFGAQQIYKKLYYSMFGSSYILRDFLRSVNKNLNRIKSTVYWKVDKWNKKKNFIFEGIDANNEEGRSYLISTYCAINFGYANRAYMASVIQRALQKTFGKDGGCLNILYDGNHDALQKERIDGEEYYVHRNGACRAYPPRYFSGHPVFSKTGQPVLLPSSLGRHSFLCAATKGCAGSYYSTCHGTGRLVDRGAARQIFDAKNVIDEVRGNNVKIYDYGNGYIAEEAPKAFKDVDKILDVISKNNIAEPVARLRPLADLKGWR comes from the coding sequence ATGAGCAGCAATGTCAGGATATTTACACACCCGGATTACGGTATAGACGAAAATACGTCTACTATACTTGAGAAGATGGCCGGGACCGAGGGCGTTGTCAGGCCGATAGTGGCCCTGCCGGATGTTCATTTCAAATATTCCTACCATACGCCTACGGGCGTAGTCGTTCTTTCAAAGGACAGGATATTTCCGAAGTTCGTGAACGCGAACTGCGCAATGTCTTTTATTAAGACGGAATTTTCGTCAGGTGATATAAACGAAAACGCGCTGGATTCTATATTCGGATATTTGCAGAAGAACATCTCGGTCTCCATGAGAAATGCTCCTATAATTTCGCATGACGATCTTAAGCATATCATAAAAGAAGGCGCGGGCTGGGCCGTAGAAAAACATGGCATTGATCCGTCGGACCTGATGAATTTTGAGAACAACGGGTCTCTTTTTAAGAATGATAAAACGGATATAACTGAAATAATGTCCTATGTGCCGAAGGCGTGTCAGAACATAGGCCTTTTCAGCATAGGGGTCCTGGGTTATGGCAATCACTTTATAGAACTTCAGGTAATCGACGATATAATCAATAAAGATGTAGCCGGCCTTTTCGGCATTAAAAAGAGCCAGGTTTGCTTCATGATACACAGCGATTCAAGAGATTTTGGACAGTCGATCTTCGATTTCTATTCTCAGAAAGCAAAAAAGCTTTTCGGCGCACAGCAGATATATAAAAAGCTTTATTACAGCATGTTCGGGTCATCATATATTCTCAGGGATTTCTTGAGGTCAGTTAATAAAAATTTAAACAGGATCAAATCAACTGTATACTGGAAGGTGGATAAGTGGAACAAAAAAAAGAATTTTATATTCGAAGGGATAGACGCAAATAACGAAGAAGGGCGTTCGTACCTTATAAGTACTTATTGCGCTATTAATTTTGGTTACGCGAACAGGGCGTATATGGCCTCTGTCATACAGCGCGCACTGCAAAAGACGTTTGGCAAGGACGGCGGTTGCCTGAATATCCTGTATGACGGTAACCACGATGCATTACAGAAAGAACGGATAGACGGAGAGGAATATTATGTGCACAGGAACGGCGCCTGCAGGGCATATCCGCCGCGCTATTTCAGCGGCCATCCTGTTTTTTCGAAGACAGGGCAGCCGGTCCTTTTACCCAGTTCTTTGGGGCGGCATTCCTTTTTATGCGCTGCCACAAAAGGATGCGCCGGCTCCTATTATTCGACATGCCATGGCACGGGAAGGCTGGTGGATAGAGGTGCGGCAAGGCAAATTTTTGACGCAAAGAATGTGATCGATGAAGTGCGCGGAAACAATGTCAAGATTTACGATTATGGCAATGGTTATATCGCGGAAGAAGCGCCTAAGGCATTTAAGGATGTAGATAAAATATTGGATGTTATCTCAAAAAATAATATAGCAGAGCCGGTGGCCAGGCTACGGCCGTTAGCGGACCTTAAAGGGTGGAGATAA
- a CDS encoding glycosyltransferase family 4 protein — MNILYITRKFPPSIGGMQTQSRQFYDSIAAGNKVYLIAWGHSQLFLPLFMAYAFMVSVLLVITNKVDVIQLGDLVLSPLGFLLKILFNKPVLSVSHGRDSAYAGILYDLLVLCPAKKLDRIICVSNYIKERLAARGIPENKLAVIPNGIDIKGRINNCLDKDIARRAIAAHFGIMLTDKKIILSVSRLVPKKGIKEFIEEGMPRINEKNKDILFLVAGDGPQAPEIDNAIRRSGFFGKAHRLGYVEHDSGLYNALFTASDVFVMPNIKVKDDAEGFGLVVLEAGMNALPVVAYEVDGIAEALHNNKNGILIKEGDYNAFAETVSSLLSRPDLRLDLAKKSREYVMYNFSWDRIAGDYLAQYAQLMEKR, encoded by the coding sequence ATGAACATTTTATATATAACGCGTAAATTTCCACCCAGCATAGGCGGGATGCAGACCCAAAGCAGGCAATTTTATGACAGTATTGCCGCAGGTAATAAGGTGTATTTGATAGCATGGGGGCACTCGCAGCTCTTTCTACCGCTTTTTATGGCATACGCCTTTATGGTATCGGTTTTATTGGTAATTACAAATAAGGTGGATGTTATTCAGCTAGGCGACCTGGTGCTTTCTCCTCTCGGATTTTTACTCAAGATATTATTCAATAAGCCCGTTCTGTCTGTATCGCACGGAAGGGATTCGGCGTATGCGGGTATTTTGTACGATCTTTTAGTATTGTGTCCGGCAAAAAAGCTCGATAGGATAATTTGTGTAAGCAATTATATAAAAGAAAGGCTGGCCGCGCGGGGCATTCCGGAGAATAAGCTTGCGGTCATACCCAATGGCATTGATATAAAGGGCCGTATTAATAACTGTTTGGACAAAGATATTGCCCGTAGGGCAATAGCGGCGCATTTTGGGATTATGTTAACAGATAAAAAGATTATTCTTTCTGTTTCCAGGCTCGTGCCAAAAAAGGGCATAAAAGAGTTTATTGAAGAGGGGATGCCGAGGATCAATGAAAAAAACAAAGATATACTTTTTTTGGTGGCAGGCGATGGTCCGCAGGCGCCCGAGATAGATAATGCCATTAGAAGGTCGGGATTCTTCGGAAAGGCGCACAGGCTGGGATACGTTGAACATGACAGCGGTCTTTATAATGCATTATTTACGGCAAGCGATGTTTTTGTAATGCCTAATATTAAGGTAAAGGATGACGCTGAAGGTTTTGGTTTGGTTGTGCTTGAGGCCGGGATGAATGCTCTGCCTGTTGTAGCGTATGAAGTGGATGGTATCGCGGAAGCCCTGCATAACAATAAAAACGGGATTCTTATAAAGGAAGGCGATTACAATGCTTTTGCCGAAACCGTGAGTTCATTGCTTTCCAGGCCGGATTTAAGGCTGGACCTGGCAAAAAAATCCAGAGAATATGTCATGTATAATTTCAGCTGGGACAGGATAGCGGGCGACTATCTTGCTCAGTATGCACAGCTCATGGAGAAGCGATGA